From a single Anabas testudineus chromosome 5, fAnaTes1.2, whole genome shotgun sequence genomic region:
- the si:ch211-232b12.5 gene encoding LOW QUALITY PROTEIN: zinc fingers and homeoboxes protein 3 (The sequence of the model RefSeq protein was modified relative to this genomic sequence to represent the inferred CDS: deleted 1 base in 1 codon), producing the protein MASKRKSTVPCMIPSKSKHVREEIILGSLPELLPTIPEDSILSISGEESCHFSHSASKSKSGSEMQKGGTYSCPTCRFESRDLNYFLDHMHNCHLDFRAQPTFYCLNCEVSVVRFEALALHNANAHPKITEGLATASLTVNKRDGVTTVEQSLFTDSGEDYRESGISLTKTPIAKMMKAKGEHKKIVVSHTVEVRKIDTGKDVDPSMLTNVPELQNGALSVSAAPAMPRTTVTHVITTTVSNQVFHQHTPSLYSPPSSDSNKDLPKVMIPLSSIPTYDAAMDTSSFLKTSFGKFPYPTKAELCYLTVVSEFPEEQIKLWFTAQRLKQGISWSPEEIEEARRKMFNTVFQGGAPQKQPATQRHVNHIVTHHTVTAHPGSKGPNFQMAKAPYGSIKTRPVGVINTQASMSTNPHVTRVSYSTPIVPPKFPSVRTAQVLTKNTQPTVDPPKSNSLSLDMAGSSGCVSSTSSSRSSSSSSSCSSSSSISSYSSSSNGGETVTRKPVHNSSPTTSINSTATCSTNISNNDEHYVADTDGKPNLKSNSLSIRLEGSNNTKSQVIIDNTSKSNINCNNHNSGIISPQEQAHSAKSDDELNNYVHKTNNSSINSEYPSTTCNDSVPNLNHASKSPTESTSTTVITKSSSSILDEGKCNKDFPIKGMSILKQLIKDEDPFAGERSCADLKVDPIKINFKRMKMNEPETTSEIIHQDHKSEIAEVSASQPSFSPPWGNKTPQQLHILRQVFSNTRWPSSQQYEELSIQTGLPKSEVVRWFSDSRYSHKNGQLKWLENYQRPPTESEEVRCHGDTEAESTKDPPVSKKKLVEQDMNKHLEGEPGLNSGQRVMWQDSYSPLLGLIGSERNGERGRAEESAQQGVLQDPWSERADDHQQPVASQSLIEQQTDANQARDRLRMELLEV; encoded by the exons ATGGCCAGCAAGAGGAAATCCACTGTACCCTGCATGATACCATCCAAATCCAAACATGTGCGTGAGGAAATCATACTGGGCTCACTACCAGAACTCCTACCAACAATCCCAGAAGATAGCATACTCAGCATCTCTGGAGAGGAGTCTTGCCATTTCTCTCATAGCGCCTCCAAATCTAAAAGTGGCAGCGAGATGCAGAAAGGAGGCACATACAGCTGTCCAACTTGCCGTTTTGAATCCAGAGATCTAAACTAC TTTCTGGATCACATGCATAACTGCCACTTAGACTTCAGGGCCCAGCCCACCTTCTACTGCCTGAACTGTGAGGTGTCAGTCGTCCGCTTTGAGGCTCTGGCTCTGCATAATGCCAACGCCCACCCAAAGATAACGGAGGGCCTGGCCACTGCCTCTCTGACTGTCAACAAGCGGGATGGAGTAACGACTGTGGAACAAAGCCTCTTCACAGACAGCGGAGAAGACTACAGAGAATCTGGGATCTCCCTCACCAAAACACCCATTGCAAAGATGATGAAAGCCAAGGGGGAGCACAAAAAGATTGTGGTCTCTCACACTGTGGAGGTACGGAAGATAGACACTGGAAAGGATGTAGACCCCAGCATGCTGACAAATGTGCCTGAACTCCAAAACGGGGCTCTCAGTGTTTCTGCCGCCCCAGCTATGCCGAGGACCACTGTCACTCATGTGATTACGACGACAGTGTCCAACCAAGTCTTTCACCAGCACACTCCCTCGCTTTACTCTCCCCCTTCCTCTGATTCCAATAAAGACCTTCCAAAGGTGATGATCCCACTCAGCAGCATCCCCACATATGATGCCGCCATGGACACCAGCAGCTTTCTCAAGACATCCTTTGGCAAGTTCCCCTACCCGACCAAAGCTGAACTCTGCTACCTAACTGTGGTCTCAGAGTTCCCCGAAGAGCAGATCAAACTGTGGTTTACTGCCCAAAGGCTCAAGCAGGGCATAAGCTGGTCTCCTGAGGAGATTGAAGAGGCCCGGAGGAAGATGTTCAACACTGTGTTCCAGGGTGGAGCACCTCAGAAGCAACCTGCTACACAACGGCACGTCAATCATATTGTAACCCACCACACTGTCACTGCCCATCCAGGCTCAAAAGGACCAAACTTTCAGATGGCCAAAGCTCCCTATGGCAGTATAAAAACCAGGCCTGTTGGAGTCATAAACACACAGGCCAGCATGTCAACTAATCCCCATGTCACTAGGGTCTCATATTCTACTCCAATTGTCCCCCCAAAGTTTCCATCTGTCAGAACAGCACAGGTACTGACCAAGAACACTCAACCCACTGTGGACCCACCCAAGAGCAACAGCCTCAGTCTGGACATGGCTGGAAGCAGTGGTTGTGTCAGTAGCACCAGCAGCAGTCgaagcagcagtagcagcagtagctgcagtagtagcagcagcatcagcagctaTTCCAGTAGTAGTAATGGTGGTGAGACGGTCACCAGGAAACCGGTGCATAACAGCAGCCCAACCACCAGCATCAACAGCACTGCCACTTGCTCTACCAACATTAGCAATAATGATGAGCATTATGTTGCTGACACTGACGGCAAACCAAATCTCAAAAGCAACAGTTTATCCATCAGATTGGAAGGTTCAAACAATACCAAGAGTCAAGTGATCATCGATAACACCAGCAAATCCAACATCAACTGTAACAATCACAACAGTGGTATCATCAGTCCACAGGAGCAGGCCCACTCCGCAAAGTCCGACGACGAACTCAACAACTACGTCCACAAGACCAACAACAGCAGTATTAACAGCGAATACCCCAGTACTACCTGTAATGACAGTGTCCCCAACCTGAACCATGCCAGCAAATCCCCAACTGAAAGCACCAGCACCACTGTCATTACAAAAAGCAGCTCATCCATTTTAGATGAAGGTAAATGCAACAAGGACTTTCCCATAAAAGGCATGTCAATCTTAAAACAGCTCATTAAAGATGAGGACCCGTTTGCCGGGGAGAGAAGCTGCGCAGACCTGAAAGTTGACCCCATCAAGATCAATTTTaagaggatgaagatgaatGAACCAGAGACTACATCTGAGATTATACATCAAGACCACAAGTCTGAGATAGCTGAGGTGTCTGCTTCTCAGCCGTCTTTCTCACCTCCTTGGGGAAACAAGACACCCCAGCAGCTGCACATCCTCCGGCAGGTTTTCTCTAACACCCGCTGGCCCAGCAGCCAGCAGTACGAAGAGTTAAGCATCCAGACGGGCCTTCCCAAGTCAGAGGTGGTGCGCTGGTTCAGCGACAGCCGGTACAGTCACAAGAACGGGCAGCTGAAGTGGCTAGAGAACTATCAGCGTCCACCCACAGAGTCGGAGGAAGTGAGGTGCCATGGGGACACTGAAGCCGAATCAACGAAGGACCCTCCAGTGTCCAAAAAGAAATTAGTTGAGCAAGACATGAACAAGCACCTTGAAGGAGAACCAGGACTGAACTCAGGGCAGCGGGTTATGTGGCAGGATTCATACTCACCGCTGCTGGGTCTGATAGGGTCTGAGAGAAACGGCGAGCGAGGCCGAGCTGAGGAGTCGGCGCAGCAGGGGGTCCTGCAGGATCCCTGGTCAGAGAGAGCAGACGACCACCAGCAGCCAGTGGCCAGTCAGTCACTCATAGAACAACAGACTGACGCCAATCAGGCCAG AGATCGCCTGAGGATGGAGCTGCTTGAGGTGTGA
- the top1l gene encoding DNA topoisomerase I, like — protein sequence MSGDHSHNEGQIDCGSRVNDSYKHKDKYKEKEHKHKDHKKDKEREKSKHGNSDYRDSSDKKHKEKEKIKHKDGSTDKYKDKHKRKEEKLKSLDGKIKKEKENGFASPPYVKSEPEDEFYQSPRHDKSLKRERDDDNDSEFKPKKIKTENDKKAKKRKQDDDIKSKKTKNKKGEVTDGKKKAKKEPEEKWKWWEEERYTDGVKWKFLEHKGPVFAPPYDPLPSNVKFYYDGKPMKLSPEAEEVATFFAKMLDHEYTTKDIFRKNFFKDWRKEMTSEEKAIITDLKKCNFSDMSEYFKAQSEARKAMTKEDKQKIKEENERILQEYGFCIMDNHRERIANFRIEPPGLFRGRGDHPKMGMLKRRIRPQDIIINCSKDSKHPEPPPGTKWKEVRHDNKVTWLVSWTENIQGSIKYIMLNPSSRIKGEKDWQKYETARRLKKCVDRIRNQYREDWKSKEMRIRQRAVALYFIDKLALRAGNEKEEGETADTVGCCSVRVEHIKLYPESDGQEYVVEFDFLGKDSIRYYNKVPVEKRVFKNLQLFMENKEPDDDLFDRLNTSILNKHLQELMDGLTAKVFRTYNASITLQQQLKQLTNSEDNVPAKILSYNRANRAVAILCNHQRAPPKTFEKSMQNLQTKIDAKRDQLSDAKRELKSAKADAKMRKDEKSKKAVESKKKAVQRIEEQLMKLEVQATDREENKQIALGTSKLNYLDPRISVAWCKKFGIPIEKIYNKTQREKFAWAIDMADEDFEF from the exons ATGAGTGGGGACCATTCCCACAACGAGGGCCAG ATTGACTGTGGCTCTCGGGTCAATG attcttacaaacacaaagacaagtataaagagaaagaacatAAACACAAGGACCACAAGAAGGATAAGGAGCGGGAGAAATCAAAGCATGGCAACAG CGACTACAGGGACTCATCcgacaaaaaacacaaggagaaggaaaagataAAGCACAAAGATGGCAGCACAGATAAATATAAGGACAAGCacaagaggaaagaggagaag CTGAAGTCCCTTGATGGTaaaatcaaaaaggaaaaagagaatgGCTTTGCCAG ccCTCCATATGTAAAGTCTGAACCTGAGGATGAATTTTACCAGTCACCTAGACACGACAAGTCTCTAAAAAGAGAACGGGATGATGATAATGA ctctGAATTCAAGcccaagaaaataaaaactgaaaatgacaagaaagcaaagaaaagaaaacaagatgaT GACATTAagtctaaaaaaacaaaaaacaaaaaaggagaagtgactgatggaaaaaagaaagcaaagaaagagcCAGAAGAGAAGTGGAAATG gtgggaagaggagagatacaCTGATGGTGTCAAATGGAAGTTTCTGGAACACAAAGGTCCTGTGTTTGCTCCACCTTATGATCCTCTTCCTAGCAATGTCAAATTTTACTATGATG gtaAACCCATGAAGCTGAGCCCAGAAGCTGAGGAGGTGGCCACATTCTTTGCCAAAATGCTGGACCATGAATACACCACAAAAGATATCTTTCGCAAAAACTTCTTTAAAGATTGGAGGAAG GAAATGACTTCAGAGGAAAAGGCTATAATCACAGACCTGAAGAAGTGCAACTTCTCTGATATGAGTGAATACTTCAAGGCACAGTCTGAGGCCAGAAAGGCCATGACAAAGGAGGATAAACAG aaaataaaagaggagaaTGAGCGCATTTTACAGGAGTATGGCTTCTGCATTATGGATAACCACAGGGAACGTATTGCTAACTTCCGCATTGAGCCGCCGGGCCTGTTCCGTGGTCGTGGAGACCATCCTAAAATGGGCATGCTCAAACGTCGCATCAGGCCTCAGGACATCATCATCAACTGCAGCAA GGATTCCAAGCATCCTGAACCACCACCAGGAACTAAGTGGAAAGAGGTGCGTCATGACAATAAGGTGACTTGGTTGGTCTCGTGGACGGAGAACATTCAAGGCTCCATCAAGTACATCATGCTGAACCCCAGCTCCAGGATCAAG GGAGAGAAGGATTGGCAGAAGTATGAAACTGCTCGTAGACTGAAGAAATGTGTGGACCGTATCAGGAACCAGTACCGGGAAGACTGGAAGTCCAAGGAGATGAGAATCAGACAGCGGGCTGTGGCACTCTACTTTATTGACAAG CTGGCTCTGAGAGCAGGTaatgagaaggaggaaggagagactGCAGACACAGTGGGTTGCTGCTCTGTGAGAGTTGAACACATCAAACTGTATCCAGAAAGTGATGGTCAGGAGTATGTGGTAGAGTTTGACTTCTTGGGTAAAGACTCAATCCGCTACTACAACAAGGTCCCTGTGGAGAAAAGG GTGTTTAAAAATCTTCAGTTATTTATGGAGAACAAGGAGCCTGATGATGATCTGTTTGATCGCCTGAAT ACTTCTATTCTGAACAAGCACCTTCAGGAACTGATGGACGGTCTGACAGCCAAAGTTTTCCGTACCTACAACGCCTCAATcaccctgcagcagcagttgaAGCAGCTCACAAACT cGGAGGACAACGTTCCAGCCAAGATCTTGTCGTACAACAGGGCCAACAGGGCAGTAGCCATCCTGTGTAACCATCAGAGAGCTCCACCGAAGACATTTGAAAAGTCTATGCAAAACCTGCAGACTAAG aTTGATGCCAAAAGGGACCAGCTTTCTGATGCTAAGAGAGAACTGAAAAGCGCTAAGGCTGATGCTAAAATGCGGAAGGACGAAAAATCCAAAAA GGCTGTAGAGAGCAAGAAGAAGGCGGTTCAAAGGATAGAGGAGCAACTAATGAAGCTGGAAGTACAGGCGACTGATCGTGAAGAGAACAAGCAGATTGCCCTTGGCACTTCCAAGCTCAACTATTTGGACCCTCGCATCAGTGTGGCTTG GTGTAAGAAGTTTGGCATTCCCATTGAGAAGATCTACAATAAAACCCAGCGTGAGAAGTTTGCCTGGGCCATCGACATGGCAGATGAAGACTTTGAATTTTAA
- the cyldb gene encoding ubiquitin carboxyl-terminal hydrolase CYLD, giving the protein MEPKTVVQEKFFIVIRGKSRKGFCRGCIGRVEGETQRGELMGLLYSSGTNVGSPKRGGVVRAEDTYPLTRHQAQLLLFVSSASKRLDLLCNPQLFLAVCELSQDDLVVVKHRRGHLPGMVKNLMLIGRKENKDDLHMLGFEVEFVDSDHTLSSKKPAPLSLFSAADIIQVVPSYSVPLGLHWKDGQYGGLNRKAVTRMNSMPNIGSHAQRVRDTQTEQKVIQRQSTSTSHVTLDVGSMVEVVSNSGIIVYGVVRWLGVPTGKTGEWAGIELDYEVNGCSDGKYANQRYFTCKENTALFVPVTKCSPDSRFVFSSTGRETPKPTEAPAVPSLEDSGEDAPPVPEPEALSLLVGRMKGIQGHFNSCYLDATLFSLFSSSVTLDNIWQKPADKEQTITCTLRKIVNCLRRQGFVPAESVMSFRKELGCNTFQTEEKDPEEFITVLFQKVLCIEPLLKLRSRQETCQGAYTFQIFLEKEQVGQMPTVQQLLDTSCLSGDLKFEEVPSCLMVQMPRFGNKYKMFSHIIPSTELDITDLLCNSPRECFVCGHLAEYECLQCLPDRKLQPGRIKQYCTTCNLQVHTHPSRHGHSPKALEVPANVAPDAPVPRHMMQLFAVLCIQTSHYVSFVKYGPNPQSWLFFDSMADRCGDDGSGYNIPEVQHCPELGDFLAQPDEELTRVNPCKAPELVRRLLCDSYMFLYHNPGAPLSKPNHQEP; this is encoded by the exons ATGGAGCCCAAAACTGTAGTCCAAGAGAAGTTTTTCATCGTCATACGAGGAAAGTCGAGGAAAGGCTTCTGTCGGGGATGTATCGGCCGTGTGGAGGGAGAGACGCAGCGCGGAGAGCTGATGGGGCTGCTGTACAGCAGCGGCACCAACGTGGGGAGCCCGAAGAGAGGCGGAGTGGTGAGGGCAGAGGACACGTACCCTCTGACCCGTCACCAGGCGCAGCTCCTGCTCTTCGTTTCCTCCGCAAGCAAACGCCTGGATCTGCTGTGCAACCCCCAGCTGTTCTTGGCCGTCTGTGAGCTGTCTCAGGATGACCTGGTGGTGGTGAAGCACAGGAGAGGTCACCTGCCCGGGATGGTGAAGAACCTGATGCTGATTGGGAGGAAGGAGAACAAAGATGACTTGCACATGCTTGGCTTTGAGGTAGAATTTGTG GACAGTGATCACACCTTGTCATCCAAGAAACCTGCTCCTCTGTCGTTGTTCAGTGCTGCCGACATTATCCAGGTGGTCCCGTCTTACTCTGTCCCGCTGGGACTGCACTGGAAAGATGGCCAGTACGGGG GTCTAAACAGAAAAGCGGTGACACGCATGAACTCCATGCCCAACATAGGATCTCATGCACAGCGTGTAAGAGACACCCAGACAGAGCAGAAGGTCATTCAGAGACAAAGTACCAGCACTTCTCATGTGACCCTGGACGTAGGATCCATGGTGGAGGTGGTGTCCAACTCAGGGATCATAGTGTACGGTGTTGTCCGGTGGCTGGGGGTTCCTACAGGGAAGACTGGTGAATGGGCTGGGATTGAATTG GACTATGAGGTGAACGGCTGCTCTGATGGGAAGTACGCAAACCAGAGATATTTCACGTGCAAAGAGAACACAGCATTGTTCGTTCCTGTAACAAAGTGCAGCCCCGACAGCCGGTTTGTCTTCTCCTCCACGGGAAGGGAGACCCCAAAACCCACAGAAGCACCTGCAG TTCCTTCACTGGAGGACTCAGGAGAGGATGCTCCACCTGTCCCTGAACCCGAGGCCTTGTCTTTGTTAGTTGGAAGAATGAAAGGGATTCAGGGTCACTTCAACTCCTGTTACCTTGATGCTACGCTTTTCAG tTTGTTCAGCTCATCAGTGACCCTGGATAATATCTGGCAGAAGCCCGCCGACAAAGAACAAACCAtaacctgcactctgagaaaaATAGTCAACTGTTTACGCAG ACAAGGCTTTGTGCCTGCTGAAAGTGTGATGAGTTTCCGTAAAGAGCTCGGCTGCAACACTTTtcaaacagaggaaaaag ATCCAGAGGAGTTCATCACAGTCCTCTTTCAGAAGGTGCTTTGCATAGAGCCTCTGCTTAAGCTCAG aTCAAGACAAGAAACGTGTCAGGGTGCCTACACCTTCCAGATCTTTCTAGAAAAAGAGCAGGTGGGACAGATGCCCACCGTCCAACAGCTGTTGGACACATCCTGCTTGTCAGGGGACCTCAAGTTTGAAGAG GTGCCGTCCTGTCTAATGGTTCAGATGCCAAGGTTTGGAAACAAGTATAAGATGTTTTCTCACATCATTCCTTCCACTGAGTTGGACATCACAGATCTTCTATGCAACT CTCCAAGAGAATGCTTTGTCTGCGGGCATTTGGCAGAGTACGAGTGTCTTCAGTGTCTACCAGATCGCAAACTACAGCCCGGAAGAATCAAACAGTACTGCACTACCTGCAACTTGCAG gtGCACACTCATCCTTCACGGCACGGTCACTCCCCTAAAGCACTAGAGGTTCCTGCTAATGTGGCTCCTGACGCTCCTGTGCCCAGGCACATGATGCAGCTCTTTGCTGTGCTCTGCATTCAAACCAGTCACTATGTGTCGTTTGTTAAATACGGCCCTAACCCTCAGTCTTGGCTCTTCTTCGACAGCATGGCAGACAGATGCG GTGATGATGGAAGTGGATACAACATCCCCGAGGTCCAACATTGTCCGGAGCTCGGCGACTTCCTGGCCCAGCCGGATGAGGAGCTTACTCGGGTCAACCCTTGCAAGGCTCCTGAACTGGTGCGCAGACTACTGTGTGACTCCTACATGTTTTTATACCATAACCCAGGCGCGCCACTTTCAAAGCCAAACCATCAGGAGCCTTAA
- the LOC113153715 gene encoding glutathione hydrolase 7-like, which produces MGSGLWDPKNNSSVTKLHPDMLSKNHTDVRHQRINFTRASTPRHNNSIHSLQTELQSGQVVVMGSDDLMVSVASSLSRTFGSRLVTRSGVILNSLILGFSWPNKATGQQISQVLYCQKCHSLHSVSYKMLA; this is translated from the exons ATGGGCAGTGGTTTGTGGGATCCTAAAAATAACTCTTCAGTGACTAAACTGCACCCTGACATGCTGAG TAAGAATCACACCGATGTGCGTCACCAGAGGATCAATTTCACTCGTGCCTCTACACCCCGGCACAACAACTCTATCCACTCCCTCCAGACCGAATTACAGTCCGGACAAGTAGTAGTTATGGGATCAGATGACCTCATGGTATCAGTGGCAAG TTCATTGAGCAGGACATTCGGGAGCAGACTCGTAACTCGGTCCGGCGTCATTCTCAACAGCCTCATCCTCGGTTTCTCCTGGCCAAATAAAGCCACAGGGCAACAAATCAGCCAGGTGCTCTACTGTCAGAAATGTCACTCACTGCATTCAGTCAGTTACAAAATGTTGGCTTAG
- the LOC113153714 gene encoding glutathione hydrolase 7-like, translating to MNISPETKLNNQSTHSYKSFAASSQLADGSPPTDFTCDLNKNYDVSHLPKEVPLKQLASVSPNLIDDSLCNLKEKEKDTPVPLYLVFTIFAVGVTIALVLHIYLGESLVIVKGVLVSDHERCTALGQRVLRDGGSSVDAAIAAVLCLGVVHPHVSGIGGGGVMMVHDIHKNKTRVIDFQGNPPETLTEEMLHVSELKEGLQVGVPGMLRGLHHAHYLYGSLPWEDVVARAAAVAREGFSVSFSLAEAISKVKGEQLSQRFTDTFFPGGRPLRSGSFLRMPGLARVLEAGLANFYDGNLSQEVVDVVHVNGGVLSREDMHNYSVVVEQPFEGLFNGKY from the exons ATGAATATTTCTCCAGAAACTAAACTTAACAATCAGTCAACTCATAGTTACAAAAGTTTTGCTGCTTCATCTCAGTTGGCCGATGGCTCACCACCCACTGATTTCACCTGTGACTTGAATAAAAACTACG ATGTCAGTCATCTCCCTAAAGAGGTGCCTCTTAAGCAGCTGGCCTCTGTCAGTCCAAATTTGATTGATGACAGCCTGTGCAACctcaaagagaaagaaaaggacacgCCTGTGCCTTTGTATCTTGTATTTACCATCTTTGCTGTTGGGGTGACCATTGCCTTGGTCCTGCATATTTATCTGGGGGAAAGTCTG GTGATTGTAAAAGGTGTGCTGGTGTCAGACCATGAGCGCTGCACTGCACTCGGCCAGAGAGTCCTTCGTGATGGCGGATCCAGCGTGGATGCAGCCATCGCTGCCGTCCTGTGTCTGGGTGTTGTGCATCCACACGTGTCCGGTATTGGTGG TGGTGGGGTGATGATGGTTCATGACATCCATAAGAACAAAACCAGGGTGATAGATTTTCAGGGAAATCCACCCGAAACACTTACAGAGGAGATGCTGCACGTTTCAGAGCTCAAG GAAGGTTTACAAGTAGGAGTGCCTGGTATGCTCAGAGGGCTACATCATGCTCACTACCTATATGGGAG tctACCATGGGAGGATGTGGTCGCCAGAGCCGCTGCTGTAGCCAGAGAAGGTTTCAGTGTCTCTTTCAGTCTCG CTGAGGCTATATCAAAGGTAAAAGGCGAGCAGCTATCACAGCGTTTCACAGACACGTTCTTTCCAGGTGGCCGACCTCTGCGCTCTGGTTCATTTCTAAGGATGCCTGGTCTGGCACGAGTTCTAGAGGCTGGTCTGGCAAATTTCTATGATGGGAACCTTTCACAAGAGGTCGTGGATGTG GTGCATGTGAATGGAGGGGTCCTCAGCAGAGAAGACATGCATAACTACAGTGTAGTAGTAGAGCAACCATTTGAGGGCCTGTTTAATGGTAAATACTAA
- the tp53inp2 gene encoding tumor protein p53-inducible nuclear protein 2, translating to MFRTLSRLLFGGEEETPEVVKSSGEVLEEGWLVVSHQEAGTAENQESQADTQPSNLETHGDTVASMETDTSALEPELTVHTSSTTSPAISGSFSQPKALAEVTQSTCIQKAKAWVDRHHMSRNTIQRQNRVRQGVQHHSFHLQQPGHRNLSH from the exons atgttCAGAACACTCAGCCGTCTGCTTTttgggggagaggaggagaccCCTGAAGTTGTCAAGTCTTCAGGGGAAGTGCTGGAAGAAGGCTGGCTTGTTGTCAGTCATCAAG agGCAGGTACAGCTGAGAACCAGGAGTCACAGGCTGACACCCAACCATCAAACTTGGAGACACATGGAGACACAGTCGCAAGCATGGAAACTGATACAAG tgcGTTAGAACCAGAGCTCACAGTTCACACCAGCAGCACCACTAGTCCAGCCATCTCTGGCTCCTTCTCCCAGCCTAAAGCTCTGGCCGAAGTGACGCAATCAACCTGCATCCAGAAGGCTAAGGCATGGGTCGACCGGCACCACATGTCCCGTAACACTATCCAGCGACAAAACCGTGTTCGTCAAGGAGTCCAGCATCACTCCTTCCACCTCCAACAGCCAGGGCATCGCAACCTCAGCCACTGA